The stretch of DNA CCAAAAATGAAGGGAGTTTTCTTTTGAGAATCAATGATTAATTAAAACGTGCTTTTAAGTCTTCTAGAGTAAGTTTATCTGTTTTTTCAACTGGCTTATTGGATGTAGGGAAGTACGGATTGATGGACATGAAGTTCTTTTCGACATAATTGAAGTCAATAATATCAACGACTCCATCCTTGTTAAGATCTTCTTTCAATCTATCCCCTGAAATTCCAGCATTATTTGCCACAAGCTTTGCGTCATAAATATCGATTACATGATCTCCGTTGACATCTCCAGCAGCAGCCGTATCCGTATAGACATTATAGAAAATACCTTGGACTACTCCATCGATCGTCCTGCTTAAAGTTACTTTTTTGTTGTATTGGAAATGGCCTGGAATATCGACAACTAATGTATATTCTTCACTCGTTGCAGGAATATCCGTTATCGTCATATACCCTCTATTTGAAATATCAGCAGGGTACTTTTTACCTTTTTTATCCACTAGATAAGCTTTTGTCCCAATCTTTGAATAGTCTAAATCATAATTATCAAAATTAACTGCTTCACCATGATAGTACCCTTCGAACCATGAGTGTTGGGAAATGAATTTAAACCTTTCAGCAAACGTTGGTAAAGAAGACTTACTACCAGAGCTTGTTTGATATGAAGATTCTTGATAATAGAATGTACTTTCTACCATGTAATTATGGTCATCGACTACTTTTAATGTTATATCCAATAAATCAATATCATCATTAATAGAAACTGGTAATTGTGTCTTTTTGTCTGAAATATCTACAGCAAATGCTGAAATATTAGACCACGTGCTTTCTGTAATTTGTGGCTTTGCGACATTAATAGTCCAATTATTTTTCTTAGCAAGATCCTCTAACTGTTTTGATGGCTTAACGTCTACAACCTTATAATAATTAGGGACATCGATTGTAACAGAAGCGCTTGTTAAATCTTTCGCGTTTTGAACCGTAAATTTATTTACAAACTCTGATCCAAGACTTACACCTTTTGTATTGTTTTTTAATAAGGAATATTGATCTCCTTTATCAATAAAAGTAAATTCTGGGAAAATCGGATTTCCTGCTGTAGCGTAATCATAGGTATAGATTCTTACATTTGTTGGATAGGTTGCATATTCTTCTGGTAAAACACCAAATTTAAATTCACCATTTGCATTTGGGAAAAATTCAGCTGTTGGCCAAAAAGAATCTTGATAAGCGTACGCGGTATTTGCCTCTTGAGAGATGTCATGTCCTCTACTTTTTAAATAGTCAATCGTATCATCATACAATTTTCCATGTACCCAATATGCTGTATAATCTTGTCCGTCATAACTTTCAGTTGTTAAATCTGAACTTGAAAGTTCTTTGATTCCTGTTTTCTTATCAAATTCCAAAGTTGGAGCTGTATTATCGATCACCATGTCATTATCGATTTTATATGTTTTACCATCTACCCCTGTACCAATATAAGAAACAATGTATTTACCTTCTTTAAGTGGTTCATATTCAAGTGCTAAAGGTTTATTCGGATCACCTGTAAAATGTTTTACTTCACCTGAAAATCCGAAAAATATAAAGTAATCCGTATCAACTGACGCATTTTCTAAATTGAATGTGCCATAAAACCCAATTGGTTTTCCTTCTAGATTGCTAACCACTACATCAATCGTTTTCATATGACTATTTAACTTGAAACTGACTGGTGTAAACGGCTCGATGTATGGATGAAAGTTACTAAGGTCATTCGTAATTGCATGTTTAAAAAATTCTAGTTTTTCGAAACCAGGTTTAGAATAACGAACATGGAAAGGAATTTGATATTCTGCAGTTTTCGACTCATTTTCTATATAAATATATCCCTGATATATACCAAATTCTGCATTAGCGGGAATTGATATTTCTGCATTCATAGTTTTACTCTCATTACCATTCACTTCAATCGATGATGGTAATTGAAGCGTCACACCATTCTTACCAGCTTCCTTTGAGACACCATCGATTGTTAAAAATTCAACTCTAGTATGATATGCTTCTAGTTCACTACTTAAATTTTTAATAGAAATCGATGTTGCTCTATTTTGAGTCTCACTTGATTGTGCAATACTACCAAAAGGGATAGATCCTGAAATGTCATCGATTTCTATTTTTAATCCATTTTCATCTAAGGTAGTCGTCTTATTTTGTACTTCAAATAACGTTGTATTGTGGACTGCCTCATAAGCATCTACACGTCCTGCTCCAACTTCATTCACATTGTACGTACGACCTTTTAAAGGATCAGCAGTATTCATAAGCGCTGCCTTTACATCTGCAACTGTATATTCTGGATGAGATTGTAATAATAAGGCTGCAACTCCAGCAACATGTGGTGTTGCCATGGATGTTCCACTTAAACTTGCATAACCACTAGAATAATCGACACCATCTTCTGGGCTATTAATATATTCTGGAACAGTAGACAAGGTGGAAACCCCAGGTGCTACTACATCTGGCTTAATATCAAAGTTATTACTAACTGGGCCACGTGAGCTAAAATCAGCTAATACATCACCTGTAGTCATATTTGACTGTAAGTCTGTTAATTTAAGTTTAACTGTAGGCTCTGCTTTTAATTTTTCTGAAAGTTTTACTCCGTCTGCCTGTAACATTTTAAATGTTGGGACATAACCATGATTTTCACCTAAGAAAAATGGAATTTCGCCATCTTCGTTATTGTAAAGTAAAACTGCTGATGCACCTTTTTCATGCGCACGTCGGATTTTTTCATCAAACGAGATAGTGCCACGAGAAATTAATGCCACTTTCCCATTAACGTCTTTATCAATATAATCATCTTCTGTACCAATTCCTACCTCAACAACATCAAACTCTTTATCTATTAACTGTAGATAATCTTTACCAAGACCATGCCCCATTAAAGTATTTTGAACTGAAATTCCGGCTAAACTCGCCTTAACGGTTGGAATATCAGTCGGTACATCACTTGCACCAACAGTGATTGCTAGTGGAGAAGCACCTGGTGAACCTAACGTACCAGGATTTGGCCCTGCATTTCCCCCAGCTATAACGGGTATTACCCCTTTTAATGCTGCATTGTTGATTGCTACAGATGTAGCGTCTAAGGAATGATTATTACTATTACCTAATGATAGATTAATAACATCCATACCATCTTCTACAGCTCTTTCTATACCTGCGATAACCGATGAATCATATCCTGATCCATACTCACCTAATACTCGATATGCATACAAGTCAACATTTGGAGCTACACCAGTCATGGCATATTCAACATCATTTTTAGGGTTAGATGCGATGGTTCCAGCAACATGAGTTCCGTGTTCTGTATAGTATGCACTACCATTTATCGTTTCAGGTTGACCAGATGCAAGCCACTCTGCTCTAGTTGTTTCCATTGGATCAGAGTCATTTTCGACAAAATCATAGCCGCCTTTATAAACATCTTTTAAATCAGGGTGATTATAGTCAATCCCTGTATCAAGTACTCCGACTTTTATCCCTTGTCCATTAATATTTTCAGCGTGTAATTTATCTACGCCTAGATGAGGGAGTGCAGGAGGTACTACTTTGGAAGGTGAATTTTCCTCATTTATAGACTCACTCTTTGGCAGAGTGATCACATTATCTTTCCAAATGCGTTTCACAACACCTGTTTCAAGAAGCGTGTTAATTTGATTGGTTGGAATCGTCATTGCTACACCATTAAAAACATTTTCATATGTATGTTTTATTTGAAATGGTATCGATTCTTTGGATGTTGATTGATCAGCCTTCTTTTTGTTGAAAAGTTCAACCACGCGACTCTTAAAGTATTCTTGTTCCCCTCTAATCTTTTCTTTTTTCTTTTTAGATGCGTCCTTTGTTATTGCCTGTTGAGTGGTTTCAACGGGTGATGTTTTAAGTTCAACAATAACATTTGCTGTCTTTTCCTTTAATGACAATAACTTCGGATCAATAATAAAGCCTTCCTGAGGTGTTAATCTCTTAATAGACTGTCTATGTTCTTCAGATAGTTCCTTTAAAATCGCTTCAGCAGAATTCGTTATAGCATATACTTTAGGTTGAGGTGAAATATATGAGGTTACAACAGATGATGCCATTATACCCGTTACCATCATACTCAGAAATTTCTTCTTACTCTTCTTCATCCTTAGACTCTCCTTCTTCCTATCAAATTTCTGAAACTATTAATCTATCAATCTTTTTCCAATAGAAAACGCTTGCAATACTAGGGAAATTAAGAGAACATAAACTAAGCAAGAAGCGTTCTGCCTACTATCCTTTCTATTTATTTAAAATTTAGAATTATTCAAATTAATTGTATAACTACTAATTTACTTAGTAAATTTAAGGTTTGTAATAGTAACTTCATAATTTTTAATATAAAAAATACTTGAGGGTAATGTTAAAAGGTGGTCATTTATGCACATACAAAAACTAGAAGTACTTGTTGAAGTAGCTAAAACAAGATCCATATCAATCGCATCGCAAAATCTTCATATGAGTCAATCTGGTATCAGCCAGACCATTACTAAAATAGAAGAGGAGCTTGGAATCAAAATATTCGTACGATCTCGCCTTGGGGCCATATTAACACCTGACGGAACTAATATTGTAAAAAAAGCAGATGAGCTTTTGTTAAAATACGAAGAATTGATGAACGAGGCTCGAAAAAGTTCAGAAATCCATTCTGGTAAGCTACGAATATCTACAGTACCAGCTTTTATAAACTTTTTATTAAAACCTTTAAAAGAAATTAGAAATCTGTATCCTCATTCCACCATCGAATTTTTAGAACAAATCACGGAATCTACAGTTGAATTTGTACGGCAGGGTAAAACAGATATCGGCCTAATCTGCCTCTATGAAGACATATTAAAGAAAATTGAGGATTTACATTTCGAGGTAATCCTTGAAGGAAAAATGAAAGTTTATGTTGGCAGTGACTCGCCTTTTGCAAGTAAGAAGACCATAACCCCAGAAGAAATACTTCAGCAGGAGGTAGTCCTATATAACGGTGATTATATAAAATGGTTCATTCATCATTTTCAACTTACATTTGGTAAAATGAATATATTATTTTCATCAAACAACACGGAAGAGTTATTGCGGTCAATTTCAGATGGTTTGGCCATTAGCTTTGCGCCTGATATCGTTATGAAAAACAATCCACTTGTATTAGCAGGTAAAATTGTTGATGTCGATATTATTAATTATGCACCCATAAATACGGCTCTTGGATTCATTCATCAAAAGAAAAAACGACCTTCTGAAATTGAAAGGCACTATATTCGCTTTCTTAAATCTGAAATGAATAAATATTTTACTTGACGCCATATTCAACATTCGAATAGGGCATTTTTTTAATTGTTGTTTACCATAATAATGTAGAAAGAATAAATTTCCCTATTTTACACATAATTAGAAAAAACATTTTAGAGGGATAAAGATGAACTTAAAAAATGGCGATAAGGATAAAGGTGAGGGCTCAAATAAAAAGAACGATCGAAATTGGCTTGAACGATTATCAAAATCGAATGATTTCGTTCATGAGCATACATCATTAAAAGACGAAGCACCATTTTGGATATCTTATTATCGCACCCTCATTTCATCAGACATTTTACATCAAGATGTTCTGCCCTATTTAAATGAACATCTTTCACTTGAAGAATTAAAAACTAGAATCCCTGTTCAAGAGATTATTTTTACAAGGGATGATGATAAAATCATCGAAAACATTTTGAATGGGTCCTTAGCTATCCAAAAGCATCAATATGATGAGGAATGTTTATTAATCAATATTGCGAACAATAAATTTCGAGATGTCGGCATGGCAACGATGGAATCCTCGGCACTAGGACCGCAGGTTGGGTTTATTGAAGAATTAGACACGAATATCAATCTAGTTCGAAAAAGATTGCCTGTTCTAGAACTGCTTGTTAAAGAAATGAAGGTTGGAGAGCTATCCAAAACAAGAGTAGCTGTACTTTACATGGATGGAATTGCTGATCCTGAAAATGTAAACACGGTCATCCAAAGAATAAAGGATATTCAATATGACCATATACAGGACAGCTCTTATATTGCATCGATGATTGAAGACAATTCTAATTCTTTATTTCCACAATCGATATCAACGGAAAGGGTTGACCGAGTTGCCGCTGGACTAACAGAAGGAAAAATAATCATTGCAGCAGATGGTTCACCGAATCTTGTCATCCTCCCAGTTACCTTCATGGAATCTTTTATTGCAATGGAGGATTATAGTTATTCCTGGATCATTTCAAATTTCTTCCGTTTATTGCGACTTACGGCTATGTTTCTATCTACAATGATAAGTCCTTTGTATGTAGCCATTATGACCTATCATTATGAATTGATTCCTGCACGTTTACTAGATACGCTTGTAGGCTCTAGGGCAGCTGTTCCTTTTGCCCCATTCTTAGAGGCTCTTTTTTTAGAATTAATGATTGAAATGGTAAAAGAGGCCGGAATCCGTCTGCCGCTTAAGATCGGACAATCCCTCGGTGTTGTAGGTGGTATTGTTATCGGGCAGGCTGTGGTGGAAGCCGGATTAACGAGCAATGTATTGCTTATTTTAGTAGGACTCGGATCTTTAGCTTCCTACACCTCACCTGTATATAAATTTAGTAATACGATTCGGTTTATCAAGTTTCCAGTCATTTTTCTGGCCCAATGGTTTGGTTTGCTTGGGGTGTTTTTAGGCTTCCTACTCACACAAATCCATTTACTGCGGTTAACGTCACTTGGGCGACCATATTTAAGCCAGTATCCTATCCGGAATACTTCCTTTCAAGATTTATGGGTAAGGCTCCCTTTTTCGATGCAAAAAGAAAACCCAACAACCTTGAGACCTCAAAAGAAGAGGAAATCAACCGGTACAGGAAAAAAAACGGGGCCGGCGAACGATTTTTATGAATAAATCGTAAAGGGGAAAAACAATTTGCAGGCCAATATTAGACATCAAGTTTCTCCCTATCTAGTCTTCTTTATCATTTACAATTCCCAGGTCGGTGTTGGCATATTAAGTTTTCAAAGGACCATTGCCGCAAAAGCTGGATATGATGCCTGGATTGGTGTATTAGCTGCTGGGTGTTTAGTACAAGCGTTTATTTGGGTGATGTACAAACTTTTAGGAAAAGCCAATGGAGATATTATCGATGTTCATACCACTATTTTTGGAAATGGGCTAGGCAAATTTATTAGCTTTTTTATCATGATTTATTATTGGCTAGCAAGTGTTTCTGTTTTAATTGGGTTTATAGAGATCATACAAGTATGGATGTTTCCTACTATACCCTCTTGGGTTCTTTCTACTATAATTTTACTATCCGTGTATTATTGTGTTTCTGGAGGTTTTCGGGTTATTGTCGGTATGTCTTTTTTATCTTTTATATTTCCGCAAATCTTGCTAATCGCCCTTTTTATTTTTCCGTTAAAATATGCACACTTTTCAAATTTGCTGCCTATCATGAATCATTCCTTTATGGACATGGCGGACTCCATTAAAAGCTCGATGTATTCAATAGCAGGTACTGAGGCATTGTTGATGTACTATCCATTTATAAGAGATCCTAAAGCCTCAAAAAAATTCGCTCATTTAGGTGTTTTATTTACTACTTTACTGTATACAATTTCTGCTATTGTTTCCTTTACCTTTTATAGTGAAAATCAGTTAAAAACGACAATTTGGCCTGAACTTTCTTTAACAAAAACAGTTACCCTGTCTTTCTTGGAGCGTTTTGAGTACCTATATATATCCATGTATTTGATTATCATTAGTGCTTTGATCGCCCTTTTTTTATGGTGCTCAAGTAGAGGTTTAAAGATCATTTTTAACAGGAAGCAAAAGTATACACTACTCCTTCTTTGCATCTTAAGTATTATTCTTTGTCAATTTAACGGTTCCTTGAAAGACATGCTGAATAAATCTATCATCCAAATGAATTTATGGATTTTTTACGGCTATATCCCCCTGCTCTTACTTGTTTTAACTTTTTTAACAAGGAGTAAGCAAAATGATGAATAGGTCAGCGATTTGTTTGTTTCTAATTTTATTATTATCAGGGTGCACCTTTCTCCCAACCAACATTGTTAATGAAATCGATATGTCTCAAGGTGTAGGGTATGATCTGGCCGGAGAAAAGGGTATAAAGGGAACGATTGTATTTCCAAGTTTTAAAAAAGACAAAACTTCTTCTTCAGAAGTCAGGACAGCTATAGGAAAATCCAGTAAAGAGATTCGTTCGATCTTAAATAACGAAACCCGCTATCCATTGGTAAGCGGCCAGGTTCGTGTTGCGCTTTATAGCAAAAAAATTGCAAAGAATGGGATAAATGATTTTGTAGATACATTAAATCGTGACCCGGCTATTGGGAGCCTTGTTCAAATGGC from Neobacillus sp. CF12 encodes:
- a CDS encoding S8 family serine peptidase, with the translated sequence MKKSKKKFLSMMVTGIMASSVVTSYISPQPKVYAITNSAEAILKELSEEHRQSIKRLTPQEGFIIDPKLLSLKEKTANVIVELKTSPVETTQQAITKDASKKKKEKIRGEQEYFKSRVVELFNKKKADQSTSKESIPFQIKHTYENVFNGVAMTIPTNQINTLLETGVVKRIWKDNVITLPKSESINEENSPSKVVPPALPHLGVDKLHAENINGQGIKVGVLDTGIDYNHPDLKDVYKGGYDFVENDSDPMETTRAEWLASGQPETINGSAYYTEHGTHVAGTIASNPKNDVEYAMTGVAPNVDLYAYRVLGEYGSGYDSSVIAGIERAVEDGMDVINLSLGNSNNHSLDATSVAINNAALKGVIPVIAGGNAGPNPGTLGSPGASPLAITVGASDVPTDIPTVKASLAGISVQNTLMGHGLGKDYLQLIDKEFDVVEVGIGTEDDYIDKDVNGKVALISRGTISFDEKIRRAHEKGASAVLLYNNEDGEIPFFLGENHGYVPTFKMLQADGVKLSEKLKAEPTVKLKLTDLQSNMTTGDVLADFSSRGPVSNNFDIKPDVVAPGVSTLSTVPEYINSPEDGVDYSSGYASLSGTSMATPHVAGVAALLLQSHPEYTVADVKAALMNTADPLKGRTYNVNEVGAGRVDAYEAVHNTTLFEVQNKTTTLDENGLKIEIDDISGSIPFGSIAQSSETQNRATSISIKNLSSELEAYHTRVEFLTIDGVSKEAGKNGVTLQLPSSIEVNGNESKTMNAEISIPANAEFGIYQGYIYIENESKTAEYQIPFHVRYSKPGFEKLEFFKHAITNDLSNFHPYIEPFTPVSFKLNSHMKTIDVVVSNLEGKPIGFYGTFNLENASVDTDYFIFFGFSGEVKHFTGDPNKPLALEYEPLKEGKYIVSYIGTGVDGKTYKIDNDMVIDNTAPTLEFDKKTGIKELSSSDLTTESYDGQDYTAYWVHGKLYDDTIDYLKSRGHDISQEANTAYAYQDSFWPTAEFFPNANGEFKFGVLPEEYATYPTNVRIYTYDYATAGNPIFPEFTFIDKGDQYSLLKNNTKGVSLGSEFVNKFTVQNAKDLTSASVTIDVPNYYKVVDVKPSKQLEDLAKKNNWTINVAKPQITESTWSNISAFAVDISDKKTQLPVSINDDIDLLDITLKVVDDHNYMVESTFYYQESSYQTSSGSKSSLPTFAERFKFISQHSWFEGYYHGEAVNFDNYDLDYSKIGTKAYLVDKKGKKYPADISNRGYMTITDIPATSEEYTLVVDIPGHFQYNKKVTLSRTIDGVVQGIFYNVYTDTAAAGDVNGDHVIDIYDAKLVANNAGISGDRLKEDLNKDGVVDIIDFNYVEKNFMSINPYFPTSNKPVEKTDKLTLEDLKARFN
- a CDS encoding LysR family transcriptional regulator yields the protein MHIQKLEVLVEVAKTRSISIASQNLHMSQSGISQTITKIEEELGIKIFVRSRLGAILTPDGTNIVKKADELLLKYEELMNEARKSSEIHSGKLRISTVPAFINFLLKPLKEIRNLYPHSTIEFLEQITESTVEFVRQGKTDIGLICLYEDILKKIEDLHFEVILEGKMKVYVGSDSPFASKKTITPEEILQQEVVLYNGDYIKWFIHHFQLTFGKMNILFSSNNTEELLRSISDGLAISFAPDIVMKNNPLVLAGKIVDVDIINYAPINTALGFIHQKKKRPSEIERHYIRFLKSEMNKYFT
- a CDS encoding spore germination protein codes for the protein MNLKNGDKDKGEGSNKKNDRNWLERLSKSNDFVHEHTSLKDEAPFWISYYRTLISSDILHQDVLPYLNEHLSLEELKTRIPVQEIIFTRDDDKIIENILNGSLAIQKHQYDEECLLINIANNKFRDVGMATMESSALGPQVGFIEELDTNINLVRKRLPVLELLVKEMKVGELSKTRVAVLYMDGIADPENVNTVIQRIKDIQYDHIQDSSYIASMIEDNSNSLFPQSISTERVDRVAAGLTEGKIIIAADGSPNLVILPVTFMESFIAMEDYSYSWIISNFFRLLRLTAMFLSTMISPLYVAIMTYHYELIPARLLDTLVGSRAAVPFAPFLEALFLELMIEMVKEAGIRLPLKIGQSLGVVGGIVIGQAVVEAGLTSNVLLILVGLGSLASYTSPVYKFSNTIRFIKFPVIFLAQWFGLLGVFLGFLLTQIHLLRLTSLGRPYLSQYPIRNTSFQDLWVRLPFSMQKENPTTLRPQKKRKSTGTGKKTGPANDFYE
- a CDS encoding GerAB/ArcD/ProY family transporter, encoding MQANIRHQVSPYLVFFIIYNSQVGVGILSFQRTIAAKAGYDAWIGVLAAGCLVQAFIWVMYKLLGKANGDIIDVHTTIFGNGLGKFISFFIMIYYWLASVSVLIGFIEIIQVWMFPTIPSWVLSTIILLSVYYCVSGGFRVIVGMSFLSFIFPQILLIALFIFPLKYAHFSNLLPIMNHSFMDMADSIKSSMYSIAGTEALLMYYPFIRDPKASKKFAHLGVLFTTLLYTISAIVSFTFYSENQLKTTIWPELSLTKTVTLSFLERFEYLYISMYLIIISALIALFLWCSSRGLKIIFNRKQKYTLLLLCILSIILCQFNGSLKDMLNKSIIQMNLWIFYGYIPLLLLVLTFLTRSKQNDE